From a region of the Marinomonas mediterranea MMB-1 genome:
- a CDS encoding flagellar hook-length control protein FliK yields the protein MFSNINSLLNNSKTNIADSNVNGKKVDSNGAGALTGKIATLTSELKLINSIQPIKVTSVQTAQTQQGATQFIRVTNNQSQPYTLVNDTPNSNIKAGDSGSLDATGKSPTLIINSTRSNSVASPTTSVQHSPAQSQSNSQLPAQSTNNSSTTLTYAPPRGGSPVQNTHASTTSNQANVNNTSTNQAATTQTGTNQISSSKEVIANIKVVSEFFTLKALSSSIPLSNSATPSNSATPTNSNTPSNLAQASNIQPNTNAAPSSANINANTLTNATTAQNPAPQNNQQTTSFQTTVTDGTQEFTLTTKTPLKAGESIQVFVDKQGKIQLTPSQVTPNSATPQTEALKQSLPNQLTLQEFTNTLKLLQNISSSGEPLPPKVQSALNQLVKTLPNLASFVDSPNALKSAILNSGVFAESNLARHTDEVPKDLKLNLIRLQNAQQNTDAASDKQPISNNQHITNSMNSIAGAIDRISTNQLRHFVEQSSADNTLYPLHVELPIKNGSEQSMVKLKIDQDKETNDLEPHKRRWLVQLKFDFEETGRFEARVSVQEKKVSALFAVENQTTEKIIKTQFPSLKQSLQSKDIQLDRLDSFITKFKDEEEKPLPTTERLIDVRT from the coding sequence ATGTTTTCCAACATCAACTCATTGTTAAATAACAGCAAGACTAATATTGCTGATAGTAATGTCAATGGTAAAAAAGTTGATAGCAACGGTGCGGGAGCATTAACAGGGAAGATAGCGACGCTGACCAGTGAGCTAAAACTTATAAACAGCATCCAGCCAATCAAAGTAACGTCCGTTCAAACAGCACAAACCCAGCAAGGGGCAACGCAGTTTATTCGAGTGACGAACAATCAGTCTCAACCCTACACACTTGTGAATGACACACCAAACTCGAATATAAAAGCCGGTGATTCAGGTAGCCTAGATGCAACCGGTAAAAGCCCAACCTTGATAATCAATAGCACTCGATCAAATAGCGTTGCGAGTCCGACTACCTCCGTTCAACATAGTCCGGCTCAAAGCCAAAGCAATAGTCAGCTCCCAGCGCAATCGACAAATAACAGCTCAACAACACTTACCTATGCTCCTCCTAGAGGTGGTAGCCCAGTACAAAACACACATGCCTCGACCACGAGTAACCAAGCAAACGTTAACAATACAAGCACAAATCAAGCAGCGACTACTCAAACAGGTACAAACCAAATAAGTTCCTCGAAAGAGGTCATAGCAAATATTAAAGTTGTCTCTGAATTTTTCACCTTGAAAGCACTCTCTAGCTCCATTCCGCTCTCTAATTCTGCAACGCCATCTAATTCCGCAACACCAACTAATTCTAATACACCGTCAAATTTGGCTCAGGCCTCTAATATTCAACCCAACACTAATGCGGCACCTAGCTCTGCGAACATCAACGCGAATACATTGACGAATGCCACAACCGCTCAAAATCCAGCGCCGCAGAATAACCAACAAACAACTAGCTTTCAAACCACGGTTACTGACGGAACTCAAGAGTTCACCTTAACCACAAAAACACCACTAAAAGCAGGTGAGTCAATACAGGTATTTGTCGATAAACAAGGTAAGATCCAGCTCACGCCAAGCCAAGTCACTCCAAACTCGGCCACACCTCAAACAGAAGCGCTAAAGCAGTCTCTTCCTAACCAACTTACATTGCAAGAATTTACAAACACACTCAAACTCTTGCAAAACATATCATCGAGCGGCGAACCCCTGCCGCCAAAAGTTCAAAGCGCTTTAAATCAGCTCGTTAAAACATTACCTAACCTAGCAAGTTTCGTTGATTCTCCAAACGCTCTAAAAAGTGCAATATTAAATAGTGGCGTCTTTGCTGAATCGAATCTAGCGAGGCATACTGATGAAGTGCCTAAAGATCTGAAACTGAACCTAATACGACTGCAAAACGCTCAACAAAATACGGATGCAGCGAGCGACAAACAACCTATATCAAACAATCAACACATCACAAACTCAATGAACTCCATTGCAGGTGCAATAGACCGTATATCAACAAATCAACTCAGACATTTTGTAGAACAATCTAGCGCAGACAACACCCTATATCCATTGCATGTAGAGCTTCCAATTAAAAATGGTTCAGAACAATCAATGGTGAAACTCAAGATCGACCAAGACAAAGAAACAAACGATCTAGAACCTCATAAAAGAAGGTGGTTAGTCCAATTAAAGTTCGACTTTGAAGAAACCGGAAGGTTTGAAGCTAGGGTCAGTGTTCAAGAAAAAAAGGTCAGTGCGCTCTTTGCCGTAGAGAACCAAACAACGGAAAAAATCATTAAAACTCAGTTTCCATCTTTAAAGCAGTCATTGCAAAGCAAAGACATCCAATTAGACAGGTTGGACTCATTTATTACCAAGTTCAAAGACGAAGAAGAAAAGCCGTTGCCCACAACAGAAAGACTGATTGATGTGAGAACCTAA
- a CDS encoding EscU/YscU/HrcU family type III secretion system export apparatus switch protein: protein MKKAVALQYDYQNAPKVTAKGSGLLAERIMEVAEENDVLLHESPELVEVLATLEIGDEIPESLYLAVAEIIAFAHNIKKAYE from the coding sequence ATGAAAAAAGCAGTCGCCTTACAATACGATTACCAAAATGCGCCAAAAGTAACGGCTAAAGGTTCCGGCCTACTGGCTGAGCGTATCATGGAAGTCGCCGAAGAAAATGATGTCTTACTACATGAAAGCCCGGAGTTAGTAGAGGTGTTAGCGACACTGGAAATCGGCGACGAAATTCCAGAATCGCTCTATTTAGCCGTCGCAGAAATAATTGCTTTTGCTCACAATATTAAGAAAGCTTATGAGTAA
- a CDS encoding DUF2802 domain-containing protein, whose amino-acid sequence MESQWIFNLLLVLQFVFIIALAVWSFRLSSKLKHSMKEQEKADANQKKQVQVLASGSIGMGRRLVAIEKKLNIAVERQSEIISKESTGGVSYNRAMELLEMGATVDDLVSKCGLIRAEAELISLLKSESRRNSDHPYS is encoded by the coding sequence ATGGAATCGCAGTGGATATTTAACCTGCTACTTGTTCTGCAGTTTGTGTTTATTATTGCTTTGGCTGTCTGGAGTTTTAGGCTGTCGTCTAAGCTTAAGCACTCAATGAAAGAGCAAGAAAAGGCGGATGCGAATCAGAAAAAACAGGTGCAGGTCCTAGCTTCTGGTTCTATTGGTATGGGGCGCCGTTTAGTCGCTATTGAAAAAAAGCTCAATATTGCCGTCGAGAGACAGTCAGAGATTATTTCAAAAGAAAGTACGGGTGGCGTTTCTTACAATCGAGCGATGGAATTGCTTGAGATGGGGGCGACGGTTGACGATCTTGTTTCGAAGTGTGGTTTAATTCGAGCAGAAGCCGAATTAATAAGTTTGTTAAAAAGTGAATCCCGCAGAAATTCAGACCACCCTTACTCATAA
- a CDS encoding chemotaxis protein CheW: MTTGRALKEAKEHDDPMLQWVTFRLDSEIYGVNVMQVKEVLRYTEIAPVPGAPSFVLGIIHLRGTVVTVIDTCQKFGLSSGEITDSTRIMIMEVEGQIIGILVDAVSEVVYLRQSEIEVSPSVGNDESSKFIQGVCHKNDILLILVDLDKLLSEDEWTEIGSL; this comes from the coding sequence ATGACTACTGGTCGCGCGTTAAAAGAAGCAAAAGAACATGACGATCCAATGTTGCAATGGGTGACATTCCGATTGGACAGTGAAATTTATGGCGTCAATGTTATGCAAGTGAAAGAAGTGCTTCGTTATACGGAGATTGCACCTGTTCCTGGAGCGCCTTCATTTGTATTGGGGATTATTCATCTTCGAGGTACGGTTGTCACTGTTATCGACACGTGTCAGAAGTTTGGGCTATCGAGTGGAGAAATTACGGACTCGACTCGGATCATGATCATGGAAGTTGAAGGCCAGATCATTGGTATTTTAGTGGACGCCGTATCGGAAGTTGTTTATCTAAGGCAGTCTGAAATCGAAGTGTCTCCTTCAGTGGGTAATGATGAATCTTCTAAATTTATTCAGGGCGTCTGCCATAAGAACGATATACTTCTCATTTTGGTTGACCTAGATAAATTGTTATCTGAAGATGAGTGGACTGAAATTGGCTCGCTCTAA
- a CDS encoding chemotaxis protein CheW → MKDTKTQEQELVGPQKALQRYLDDLLQDATEPSMSAELLVENTLPSEEQLAEEPDTVSEDLSFQEELGDLQTNDAALEENEHNSSDSLNDEEGELDALDLSFADFEAAIQPLQQEYEAVSESTVATATVEEDSLGLGLTVGTSELLSMDEQLSEASTLEDLPTEALDAEALEIEDAVEEHAEVVLSSLEDETESLEELAPEMEVDWPSEMAALDSVVSEDFDSDSVESVVENNLAESSLADSDVVDRTVVESDVVDVEAIEPESIADVEPELELKKQVAPTDPLPWAQSRFECLLFYVGKLKLAVPLVELGGIHQGNDEKLTAIFGQPKWFLGMSNVGEFNLRTVDTAKWVMPDHYEGELKEHFKFVIQLDRSDWGLACESVAEAITLEPSAVKWRSDRSRRPWLAGTVIDHMCAILDVQGFITLLEDPDNGFRKHLKHVD, encoded by the coding sequence ATGAAAGATACAAAAACTCAAGAGCAGGAGTTAGTTGGTCCACAGAAGGCGTTGCAAAGATACTTAGATGATCTATTGCAGGACGCCACTGAGCCTTCTATGTCTGCTGAATTATTAGTAGAAAACACGCTTCCGTCAGAAGAGCAACTTGCTGAAGAGCCTGACACTGTTTCTGAAGACTTGTCTTTTCAAGAAGAACTTGGTGATTTACAGACTAACGACGCAGCACTTGAAGAAAATGAACACAACTCTAGTGATAGCCTCAATGACGAGGAGGGCGAGCTTGATGCATTAGATTTGTCTTTTGCTGACTTTGAGGCAGCGATTCAACCGCTTCAACAAGAGTATGAGGCGGTAAGTGAATCCACGGTAGCAACGGCGACAGTGGAAGAAGACTCCTTGGGTCTCGGGCTTACTGTGGGGACATCTGAGTTGTTGTCGATGGACGAGCAGTTGTCCGAAGCGTCGACGCTAGAAGATCTGCCAACCGAAGCGTTAGATGCCGAAGCTTTGGAAATAGAAGACGCGGTAGAAGAGCACGCTGAAGTTGTTTTAAGTTCTCTGGAAGATGAAACTGAGTCACTTGAAGAATTAGCCCCAGAAATGGAGGTAGATTGGCCGAGTGAAATGGCGGCCCTTGACTCTGTTGTATCTGAAGACTTTGATTCTGATAGCGTAGAAAGTGTTGTTGAAAACAATTTAGCTGAAAGCAGCCTAGCCGATAGCGACGTCGTTGATAGAACGGTAGTTGAAAGTGATGTGGTTGATGTTGAAGCTATAGAGCCTGAAAGTATAGCGGATGTTGAGCCTGAGCTCGAGCTAAAGAAGCAAGTTGCTCCTACGGATCCGTTGCCTTGGGCTCAGAGCCGCTTTGAGTGTTTGCTTTTTTATGTTGGTAAATTAAAGTTGGCCGTTCCATTAGTTGAGTTGGGTGGTATACATCAAGGTAATGATGAAAAGCTGACGGCTATTTTTGGCCAACCTAAATGGTTCTTAGGTATGTCTAACGTCGGTGAGTTTAACCTTCGTACAGTGGATACCGCTAAGTGGGTTATGCCCGACCATTATGAAGGCGAACTGAAAGAGCATTTTAAGTTTGTAATACAGCTTGATCGCTCTGATTGGGGATTAGCATGTGAGTCGGTTGCAGAAGCGATAACATTAGAGCCGTCTGCGGTGAAATGGCGTTCTGACCGCAGTCGAAGACCTTGGTTAGCAGGAACTGTGATTGATCATATGTGTGCAATATTAGATGTACAAGGTTTTATAACATTGTTGGAAGACCCTGATAACGGTTTTCGAAAACACTTAAAGCATGTGGACTGA
- a CDS encoding ParA family protein, with protein sequence MHIWAVANQKGGVGKTTTVVTLAGLLADAGHRVLMIDLDPHGSLTSYFRFDPDSIEHSGYDLFQVNGKIPDSLPPTLILETGHPNLSLLPASTALATLERHAQAQGGMGLVISKTLAILWDDYDYVLIDSPPVLGVLMINALAACQQLVIPVQTEFLAIKGLERMVRTLSMINRARKRPVPYTIVPTLFDRRTQASNKSLRSIKEIYDETVWHSVIPVDTKLRDASTAGIAPSALDANARGVKAYASLMDSLLNPPG encoded by the coding sequence GTGCACATTTGGGCGGTAGCAAATCAAAAAGGTGGTGTTGGAAAAACAACAACAGTTGTGACCCTGGCCGGCCTCTTGGCAGATGCTGGTCATCGCGTGTTAATGATTGATTTGGATCCTCATGGCTCTCTAACAAGCTATTTTAGATTTGATCCTGATTCTATTGAGCACAGTGGTTATGACCTATTTCAGGTCAATGGAAAAATTCCAGATAGTTTACCTCCGACTTTGATTTTAGAAACTGGACACCCTAACCTCTCCCTGCTTCCAGCGTCAACAGCGTTAGCGACGCTTGAGCGACACGCTCAAGCCCAAGGTGGAATGGGGCTTGTTATATCAAAGACATTGGCTATTCTCTGGGATGACTACGATTATGTTTTGATAGACAGTCCACCGGTATTAGGCGTCTTGATGATCAATGCGTTGGCGGCATGCCAACAATTGGTGATTCCGGTGCAAACTGAGTTCTTAGCGATAAAAGGTTTAGAAAGAATGGTAAGGACGCTCAGCATGATAAATCGTGCTAGAAAACGTCCCGTTCCCTATACAATAGTCCCCACATTATTCGACAGACGTACTCAGGCTTCGAATAAGAGCTTGAGAAGTATAAAAGAAATATATGATGAAACGGTATGGCACTCTGTTATTCCTGTTGATACAAAGCTTAGAGATGCGAGTACAGCGGGGATCGCGCCATCAGCGCTGGATGCAAACGCCAGAGGTGTAAAAGCTTACGCTAGTTTAATGGACTCCTTACTTAACCCACCTGGGTAA
- a CDS encoding flagellar motor protein MotB has protein sequence MNERPKPIVRRRREPYNPRSSADKGKDRWVLSYADFITLLFAFFVALYSISLKQAGNEKQLTETLNGVFDAVQKSVKPINIGDPIIGEPDGEEILEVEPEEAEESVSKGEEGSPDNSTPSQIYDLLNEVISSQFSSLTQSGKVSISENESWISLELKSGLLFGEGEYELTNEAVALLIVISNILNSYPSPVLVEGNTDDQPVSGAAPFSSNWSLSSLRASAVVDELVFRGVNPKLIAPIGFSSEHPKVRNRNDDSRAQNRRVTLKISKLRTDNLYDYLFN, from the coding sequence ATGAATGAGCGCCCCAAACCTATAGTTCGTAGAAGACGCGAGCCTTACAACCCTAGAAGTTCAGCTGACAAAGGAAAAGATCGCTGGGTGCTATCCTATGCAGATTTCATTACGTTGTTATTTGCTTTCTTCGTGGCGTTGTATTCTATTTCTTTAAAGCAAGCTGGCAATGAAAAGCAACTTACAGAAACATTGAATGGTGTTTTTGATGCAGTCCAAAAATCGGTTAAACCGATTAATATCGGTGATCCTATTATCGGGGAGCCAGATGGTGAGGAGATTCTTGAGGTCGAACCCGAAGAGGCTGAGGAGTCTGTTTCAAAAGGGGAAGAAGGTTCTCCCGATAATTCAACACCTTCCCAAATATACGACCTTTTAAACGAAGTAATTTCATCACAGTTTTCTTCTTTAACTCAATCGGGGAAAGTATCGATATCGGAAAATGAAAGCTGGATTAGCTTGGAACTAAAGTCCGGTCTTTTATTTGGTGAGGGGGAATATGAGTTAACCAATGAAGCTGTTGCGTTGCTCATTGTTATTTCAAATATATTGAATTCGTACCCTTCTCCTGTTTTGGTGGAAGGTAACACCGATGATCAACCCGTTTCTGGCGCTGCGCCTTTTTCATCCAATTGGTCGTTATCCAGTTTGCGAGCGTCTGCTGTAGTGGATGAGTTAGTCTTTCGTGGTGTAAACCCGAAACTGATTGCCCCAATTGGTTTTTCAAGTGAACACCCCAAGGTTAGAAATCGAAATGATGACTCAAGAGCTCAAAATCGTCGAGTTACGCTTAAAATCAGTAAGTTAAGGACGGATAATCTCTACGATTACTTGTTTAATTAG
- a CDS encoding motility protein A, protein MDFLTIGGLLVAFCSVFLANWLGGGEVILLLNLPSAIIVIVGSMGATLMQSRVKDALDAAKLLKWSLFPPSYDLQKARLLVGTLSNKARRLSLVSLDADIAALGNSFATRALQMAIDGADPDMLYERLHDEAIRIRDKRQSSISFLESVGGYAPTLGIMGSVLGLIQAMANLDSPEALGHGIAVAFVSTLYGQGFANLVVFPIAKKLSNYCDQELLYNQLLIDGVHGIAIGKHPQRLDLELSGYE, encoded by the coding sequence GTGGATTTCCTAACGATAGGCGGTTTGCTAGTCGCATTTTGTTCTGTATTTCTTGCGAACTGGCTAGGAGGAGGGGAAGTTATTCTCCTTCTCAATCTGCCTTCTGCCATTATTGTTATCGTGGGTAGCATGGGAGCAACTCTCATGCAAAGCAGAGTCAAAGATGCGTTAGACGCTGCTAAACTCCTTAAATGGTCTCTCTTCCCTCCTAGTTACGACCTCCAAAAAGCAAGGCTACTCGTTGGTACTTTATCCAATAAAGCTCGGCGTCTTTCTCTTGTTTCTTTGGATGCTGATATCGCTGCACTGGGTAACTCTTTCGCTACTCGAGCATTGCAAATGGCGATTGATGGTGCGGACCCAGATATGCTCTATGAAAGGCTTCATGACGAAGCGATTCGTATTCGAGATAAGCGACAATCGAGTATTAGCTTTTTAGAATCCGTTGGTGGATATGCGCCGACTCTAGGGATAATGGGATCTGTACTGGGGCTCATTCAGGCAATGGCTAACTTAGACAGCCCAGAAGCACTCGGTCATGGTATTGCTGTCGCGTTTGTTTCGACCCTTTACGGGCAAGGTTTTGCGAACCTTGTTGTTTTCCCTATTGCCAAAAAGCTTTCTAACTACTGTGATCAGGAGTTGCTTTATAACCAGCTTTTGATCGATGGGGTACATGGCATTGCTATTGGGAAACACCCTCAGCGGTTAGATTTAGAATTGAGCGGCTATGAATGA
- a CDS encoding protein-glutamate methylesterase/protein-glutamine glutaminase: MPVKVLVVDDSGFFRRRLVEIFDADPRLKVIGTANNGKEAVEKVQSLSPDVVTMDYEMPVLDGISAVTNIMKLKPTPVLMFSSLTHEGAQVTLDALEAGAVDFMPKNFEDISRDSAVVKHTLVERVITVARTRLGGGKGPAQPVAKKAVAKNIVTERGVIIPRARKKVGLVAIGTSTGGPMALQTVLKRLPKDFPVPLVLVQHMPAAFTHAFAERLNHICQIQVKEAQDGDKLQPGVALLAPGGKQMMVDPRNGGCVRILQGDERLNYKPSVDVTFGSASKCYPGKVLSVVMTGMGADGREGARMLKDTGSRVWVQSEDSCVIYGMPMAVEKANLADDVIHLDHIGDRIIKEVF; the protein is encoded by the coding sequence ATGCCTGTAAAGGTATTGGTGGTCGATGATTCTGGTTTTTTCCGTCGTCGATTGGTTGAAATTTTTGATGCAGACCCTCGCCTGAAGGTGATAGGGACAGCGAACAACGGTAAAGAAGCGGTAGAAAAGGTTCAGTCCTTATCACCTGATGTTGTGACCATGGATTATGAAATGCCAGTTCTGGATGGCATTTCAGCGGTTACTAACATCATGAAGCTGAAACCTACGCCGGTGTTAATGTTTTCTTCGCTTACTCATGAAGGGGCGCAAGTAACATTGGATGCCCTTGAGGCGGGTGCTGTTGACTTTATGCCTAAGAATTTTGAGGATATTTCTCGAGATTCTGCTGTGGTGAAGCATACATTGGTTGAGCGTGTTATTACGGTTGCTAGAACACGCTTAGGTGGTGGTAAGGGACCTGCTCAACCGGTCGCTAAGAAAGCAGTAGCTAAGAACATCGTTACTGAACGTGGCGTAATTATTCCGCGAGCACGTAAAAAAGTCGGTCTTGTTGCAATCGGTACATCCACTGGTGGCCCTATGGCACTACAGACGGTTCTTAAGCGATTGCCTAAAGACTTTCCTGTGCCACTTGTGCTAGTACAGCATATGCCTGCAGCCTTTACACATGCTTTTGCAGAAAGGCTTAATCATATTTGTCAAATTCAGGTTAAAGAAGCTCAGGACGGTGACAAGCTGCAGCCAGGCGTCGCGCTACTTGCTCCAGGCGGTAAGCAAATGATGGTTGATCCTCGTAATGGTGGTTGTGTCCGAATATTGCAAGGTGATGAGCGACTCAATTACAAACCATCTGTAGATGTTACTTTCGGGTCCGCATCTAAATGTTATCCAGGCAAAGTTCTCTCTGTTGTTATGACGGGTATGGGAGCTGATGGCCGCGAAGGCGCTCGTATGCTAAAAGATACTGGGTCTCGCGTATGGGTGCAGAGTGAAGATTCTTGTGTTATTTATGGCATGCCTATGGCCGTAGAGAAAGCGAACCTTGCTGATGACGTTATCCATCTAGATCATATTGGTGACCGGATTATCAAAGAGGTTTTCTAG
- a CDS encoding chemotaxis protein CheA yields the protein MSFEVDEEILQDFLVEAGEILEQLSEQLVDLEQNPEDNALLNAIFRGFHTVKGGAGFLQLTALVDCCHYAENVFDILRNGQRVVDAELMDVVLQALDSVNEMFEMVRSGQEPEPADPELINALSQYAKPPSAEELASADEEDEVEEPEEEEPVSSGSVEQQKGESDDISDDEFASLLNALGDEAPKQEDEAKADAGSDSDDITEDEFDALLDQLHGGGAPGVDDSDADSKNGASSNAAPKESKSDAEPTSDDITEDEFEALLDQLHGSSAPGVDDDAAADVVKSAEPSQSADTKSAPESAAPSGAESDLITEDEFESLLDSLHGKGAPSKNAASESVTESKPKADKAEASEKKAEPKSKAKPKAKPKAAAPKKAVAPKAADAAPKESKERANAPVAQETTVRVDTKRLDDIMNMVGELVLVRNRLVRLGLQSEDESMSKAVSNLDVVTGDLQNAVMKTRMQPIKKVFGRFPRVVRDLARNLKKEVNLELRGEDTDLDKNLVEALADPLVHLVRNSVDHGIESPDVREANGKPRMGHVILSAEQEGDHILLSIDDDGAGMDAQVLRNKAVEKGVMDADAAERLSDEEAFNLIFAPGFSTKKEITDVSGRGVGMDVVKTKINQLNGTLEIQSVLGQGSRFSIKVPLTLAIMPTLMVTLGDQAFAFPLVSVNEIFHLNLKKTNVVDGQQVVVIRGKTLPIFHLKSWLVKNADYNLTPEEAHVVVIQVGMTEVGFVVDQLVGQEEVVIKPLGKMLQGTAGMSGATITGDGRIALILDVPSMLKNYASR from the coding sequence ATGAGTTTCGAGGTCGATGAAGAAATTCTACAGGATTTTTTGGTAGAAGCTGGTGAAATCCTGGAGCAGCTTTCCGAACAATTAGTAGATCTAGAACAAAACCCTGAAGACAACGCGTTGCTTAATGCGATCTTTAGAGGATTCCATACGGTTAAAGGTGGCGCAGGCTTCCTTCAATTAACTGCATTGGTTGATTGCTGTCACTATGCTGAGAACGTGTTTGATATATTGCGTAATGGTCAGCGAGTCGTTGATGCTGAGTTAATGGATGTGGTATTACAAGCGCTCGATTCTGTTAATGAAATGTTCGAAATGGTTCGTAGTGGACAAGAGCCAGAACCTGCAGACCCTGAACTCATCAATGCTTTGAGTCAGTATGCTAAGCCTCCTTCTGCTGAAGAGTTGGCGTCAGCCGATGAAGAAGACGAAGTAGAAGAGCCTGAGGAAGAGGAACCTGTTTCTAGTGGTTCCGTTGAGCAGCAAAAAGGCGAATCCGATGATATTTCAGATGATGAATTTGCCTCTCTTCTTAATGCGCTTGGCGACGAGGCTCCGAAACAGGAAGATGAAGCCAAAGCGGATGCTGGAAGCGATTCGGATGACATCACCGAGGATGAGTTCGATGCCTTGCTCGACCAGCTTCATGGTGGTGGCGCCCCAGGAGTTGACGACAGTGATGCAGATTCTAAGAATGGAGCGTCGTCAAACGCAGCTCCTAAAGAGTCTAAATCCGATGCGGAACCTACTTCTGATGATATTACAGAAGATGAGTTTGAAGCATTGCTGGATCAGTTACATGGCTCTAGTGCACCGGGTGTTGATGATGACGCTGCTGCGGACGTTGTCAAATCAGCTGAACCGAGCCAGAGCGCCGATACTAAGAGTGCGCCAGAATCAGCCGCCCCTAGTGGTGCCGAGTCTGATCTGATTACAGAAGACGAATTTGAGTCTCTCTTAGACAGCTTACATGGTAAGGGTGCTCCAAGCAAAAATGCTGCTAGCGAGTCAGTTACTGAGTCGAAACCTAAAGCCGATAAGGCTGAGGCCAGCGAGAAAAAAGCAGAGCCTAAATCAAAAGCGAAGCCTAAAGCAAAACCAAAAGCAGCTGCACCGAAAAAAGCTGTTGCGCCGAAAGCTGCAGATGCTGCACCGAAAGAGTCTAAGGAGAGAGCGAATGCTCCGGTAGCTCAAGAAACGACTGTTCGTGTTGACACTAAACGTTTAGATGACATCATGAACATGGTCGGTGAGTTGGTATTGGTTAGAAATAGGCTTGTTCGACTAGGTCTTCAAAGTGAAGACGAGTCGATGTCTAAAGCTGTATCAAACTTAGATGTCGTAACTGGCGATCTTCAGAATGCGGTTATGAAAACCCGCATGCAACCAATTAAGAAAGTATTTGGTCGATTCCCACGAGTGGTTCGAGACCTAGCTCGAAATCTTAAGAAAGAAGTTAATCTTGAGCTTCGCGGTGAAGATACCGATTTGGATAAAAACCTTGTAGAGGCATTGGCGGATCCATTGGTTCACTTGGTGCGAAACTCGGTTGACCATGGTATAGAATCGCCAGATGTTCGAGAGGCAAACGGCAAACCTCGTATGGGGCATGTAATTCTTTCTGCTGAGCAGGAAGGTGATCATATTCTGTTGTCCATCGACGATGATGGTGCAGGTATGGATGCTCAAGTGCTGCGTAATAAAGCGGTAGAAAAAGGGGTTATGGACGCTGATGCGGCTGAACGCTTGTCAGATGAAGAAGCGTTTAATCTTATCTTTGCTCCTGGTTTCTCAACGAAGAAAGAAATTACGGATGTATCTGGCCGTGGCGTTGGTATGGACGTGGTGAAAACCAAGATCAATCAACTGAATGGTACATTGGAAATACAGTCTGTTCTTGGGCAAGGGTCGCGCTTTAGTATTAAAGTGCCACTAACCTTAGCCATTATGCCAACATTAATGGTGACGTTAGGCGATCAAGCGTTTGCGTTCCCATTGGTGAGCGTAAATGAGATCTTCCACCTTAATCTTAAAAAGACAAATGTGGTAGATGGTCAGCAGGTTGTCGTTATTCGAGGTAAAACGTTACCAATCTTCCACCTTAAGAGTTGGTTGGTGAAAAACGCCGATTATAATTTAACACCTGAAGAAGCGCATGTTGTTGTGATTCAGGTCGGTATGACTGAAGTTGGGTTTGTAGTAGATCAACTTGTTGGTCAAGAAGAGGTGGTTATTAAACCGCTCGGTAAAATGCTACAAGGTACTGCTGGTATGTCTGGTGCGACAATTACGGGCGATGGTCGCATTGCTTTGATACTGGATGTGCCGAGTATGCTGAAAAACTACGCTTCTCGATAA